From Vigna radiata var. radiata cultivar VC1973A unplaced genomic scaffold, Vradiata_ver6 scaffold_315, whole genome shotgun sequence, one genomic window encodes:
- the LOC106780404 gene encoding protein TIME FOR COFFEE isoform X2: MDRIREARRSTMAANGLTRRRHRTNSLRDSPEEDGTMELQEPSRLRDRGGTGKKDRDRERDRDRDRERERDRLGRSKKRRGDRLMHSSREDGVEDTSEESINDEDDDDDEDGGGGSGSASVRMLPLNPSSLSNHHRKSFPPAKVFRPTPPSTWKAADEMIGVSVPRKARSASTKRSHECWASSGSGIVAEQNHRQPSTSPVRAASPSSSNASVRKKIVSFGIRKQNGGAKFRPPKTTTSKPSSSAQEEIEIEIAEVLYGMMRQPQGPSKQEIIANESSKFDSREPNKSSTDAKSPISNPQNSSSSATPMSAVAPKRKRPRPVKHEDENPSSLSVRSSPISSTTKAESDQPSKIETFSSNLDKNVASVTEAINLVNSQTVQASSEPVKPESNASSESKQATEEAEKQKDVGLSEVVVPQSPKKESPIRQVADDDREDVKATKANPSISESENQWEEKFPIDLMAPPPPLRSSPERDVENNLVVDAEKEAKPVVKEDEKALRINKEEAMTIEMERVKAKAEETDSQKAGLVQKERGIDLQLDLEKADRVDPIGNVGSMVNKKQQHQNVQRQQQTNSEKNVQPNSLPLPLSVPSWPGGLPPMGYMTPLQGVVSMDGTTVTSAAIPPPHLLFNQPRPKRCATHCYIARNILYHQQIARMNPFWPAAAGSASLYGAKPSNLNVVPSTELHGNVSGRAANSSQDKGHGVSMFSGQMGKDKASQPANVDNSSRKQILLQQALPPGAPSNILHGPTFIFPLNQQQAAAAASVRPGSVKSLPVSSNGTPSSVNNSAPPNASGTGAAAAAAPTMSFSYPNMPGNETPYLAILQNNAYSFPIPAHVGGPPGYRGTPHAQAFPFFNGSFYPSQMIHPSQIQQQQIPAQSQQNQQVHQNTSMSSGSSSSQKQHAQNQQQKPNNNATGSNAVGSLQGFPVSKNPPSQPLQLQQQPQQRPNHHTSHPTRQIEYEMGGEDSPSTADSRLTRATMNIYGPNFALPMQTPNFALMTPTSISGAASNGGHSETKQAQQHPGPKAGGETAPAFAMSFAPINGASAPSGLDLSSIAQNHSIMQSNHNYHMMAAAQAASAQLKKNYHTAEEGKIVNTSNNIDEERKAMSGKIPATMGQSIAFGRPDVTDPSLASISGGNNVIDTSGRNLNIGSASSRASASVMPAAISTNAATTPQQMQRNQMIQQHQKQNQFAAAAATSRTKTPSSNGNVYSDNLPSTSSMATKFPNAVSAFPQSSSAVGHSAQWKNNVRATTTSQSPPSMASTAPASSVKNLPQQQARSQQPHTQISFATNPKSSTAQVQPASSTQSPSPPVMVGSPTTSSMSKNTGSPRTTSASTASNKINQSSSLSSQQAKNTPVPARKSSPVGGRNVPSILNVPQLTPSSSTGSKSQLPQQQKQQQQISKQVLPQAQLYFSNPYVHSQSNSSTSTTTVPSNYYLPRRGPEQMQRSGSSGNSPAANNVKGSSGLPTQGLLHPAQFAAMPPSGSHPQFVPTGYSYAHVHSVPSVQVKPAEQKQPAGE; the protein is encoded by the exons ATGGACAGGATTAGAGAAGCCAGAAGAAGCACTATGGCCGCTAATGGTTTAACCAGAAGAAGGCACAGAACTAACAGTCTCAGAGACTCACCAG AGGAAGATGGAACGATGGAGCTGCAAGAGCCATCGAGGTTGCGAGATCGAGGAGGGACTGGGAAAAAGGATCGAGATCGCGAGAGGGACAGGGACAGGGAcagggagagggagagagatCGATTGGGTCGGAGcaagaagagaagaggagatAGGTTGATGCATAGCAGCAGAGAAGATGGCGTAGAAGACACTTCGGAAGAGAGTATCAACGACGAAGACGACGATGACGACGAGGATGGCGGCGGCGGCAGTGGTAGCGCCTCAGTCAGAATGCTTCCGCTCAACCCCTCCTCGCTCTCCAACCACCATCGGAAGAGCTTCCCTCCGGCGAAAGTTTTTAGACCAACGCCGCCGTCGACGTGGAAGGCCGCCGATGAGATGATCGGAGTCTCCGTTCCCCGGAAAGCACGCTCCG CGTCTACGAAGAGGTCGCACGAATGCTGGGCTTCGAGCGGCAGCGGAATCGTGGCGGAGCAAAATCACCGACAGCCGTCGACCTCCCCTGTGAGGGCGGCCTCGCCTTCGTCGTCTAACGCCTCGGTTAGAAAGAAGATAGTGAGTTTCGGAATCCGG AAGCAGAATGGAGGAGCCAAGTTTCGACCACCTAAAACGACGACGTCGAAGCCGTCTTCTTCGGCGCAGGAAGAGATCGAAATAGAGATCGCGGAAGTGTTGTACGGCATGATGAGACAACCTCAGGGACCGTCGAAACAAGAAATCATCGCCAACGAATCCTCTAAGTTTGATTCCCGAGAACCCAATAAATCTTCCACCGATGCAAAGTCACCGATCTCCAACCCCCAAAATTCAAGCTCTTCTGCCACACCCATGTCTGCTGTTG CTCCGAAGAGGAAACGACCGCGACCGGTGAAGCACGAGGATGAGAATCCGTCGAGCTTGAGCGTCCGGAGCAGTCCCATTTCGTCAACGACGAAGGCTGAGAGCGATCAGCCTTCAAAGAttgaaaccttttcttctaATTTAGATAAGAACGTTGCGTCGGTTACAGAGGCGATCAATCTGGTGAATTCTCAAACGGTTCAGGCTTCGTCGGAGCCGGTGAAGCCAGAGAGCAACGCTTCGTCGGAGTCTAAGCAGGCGACGGAGGAAGCGGAGAAGCAGAAAGACGTGGGGTTGAGTGAGGTGGTGGTGCCTCAGTCGCCCAAGAAGGAATCTCCTATACGACAAGTAGCAGATGATGACCGTGAAGATGTGAAAGCGACTAAAGC GAATCCATCTATATCCGAGAGTGAAAATCAGTGGGAGGAGAAGTTCCCGATAGATCTGATG gcACCACCTCCTCCCTTGAGGTCTTCCCCGGAAAGGGACGTGGAGAATAATTTGGTGGTTGACGCAGAAAAG GAAGCGAAGCCTGTGGTGAAGGAGGACGAGAAAGCACTGAGAATAAACAAGGAAGAAGCAATGACTATTGAAATGGAGAGAGTGAAAGCAAAGGCCGAAGAAACTGATTCTCAGAAAGCGGGTCTTGTGCAGAAAGAAAGAGGAATTGACTTGCAGCTTGATTTGGAGAAAGCTGATAGGGTGGATCCTATTGGTAATGTCGGTAGCATGGTTAACAAGAAGCAGCAACATCAGAACGTTCAGAGGCAGCAGCAAACAAATTCAGAGAAAAATG TTCAACCCAATTCTCTACCTCTACCGTTGTCTGTTCCCAGCTGGCCTGGCGGGCTTCCTCCCATGGG ATATATGACCCCTCTGCAAGGAGTTGTATCCATGGATGGGACTACCGTGACATCTGCAGCTATACCT CCTCCTCATCTTCTTTTTAATCAGCCTCGGCCGAAAAGGTGTGCAACCCACTGCTACATTGCTCGGAATATATTGTATCACCAGCAAATTGCTAGGATGAATCCATTCTGGCCAGCAGCAGCAGGTTCTGCATCGCTGTATGGCGCCAAGCCTAGCAATCTGAATGTTGTGCCCTCCACAGAGTTGCACGGCAATGTTTCCGGCAGGGCTGCAAACTCTTCTCAGGACAAAGGACACGGTGTTTCCATGTTTTCAGGACAGATGGGGAAGGATAAAGCCTCTCAACCTGCCAACGTGGATAATTCATCAAGAAAGCAAATTTTGCTACAGCAAGCTCTACCCCCAGGAGCACCCAGTAACATCTTG CATGGCCCTACTTTCATATTCCCACTGAATCAGCAGCAAGCGGCCGCCGCCGCATCTGTTAGGCCTGGCTCTGTGAAGTCATTGCCAGTTTCAAGCAATGGAACACCATCCAGTGTCAACAATTCGGCCCCTCCAAATGCTTCTGGCACAGGTGCTGCTGCTGCGGCTGCCCCAACAATGAGTTTCAGCTATCCAAATATGCCTGGCAATGAAACTCCGTACTTGGCCATTTTGCAGAATAATGCTTACTCATTTCCTATCCCAGCACATGTCGGTGGTCCACCTGGGTACCGTGGGACTCCCCATGCCCAGGCCTTTCCATTCTTCAATGGCTCATTCTATCCTTCTCAAATGATACATCCTTCACAGATTCAGCAGCAGCAAATTCCTGCTCAGTCACAGCAGAACCAACAGGTCCATCAAAATACCAGTATGTCTAGTGGATCCTCCTCTTCTCAGAAGCAGCATGCCCAAAATCAACAACAGAAGCCTAATAATAATGCTACTGGATCCAATGCGGTTGGAAGCTTGCAAGGCTTTCCTGTCTCCAAAAACCCGCCATCACAGCCACTACAGTTGCAACAGCAACCTCAGCAGAGGCCGAATCATCACACGTCTCATCCAACTCGCCAAATTGAGTATGAAATGGGTGGTGAAGACAGTCCATCCACTGCTGACAGTCGTCTTACTCGTGCTACCATGAACATATATGGGCCAAATTTTGCATTGCCTATGCAGACACCAAACTTTGCTTTGATGACACCTACCTCAATAAGTGGTGCAGCTTCCAATGGTGGTCACAGTGAGACAAAGCAAGCCCAGCAACACCCTGGTCCAAAGGCTGGAGGTGAAACAGCTCCTGCGTTTGCCATGTCATTTGCACCGATTAATGGAGCTTCTGCCCCCTCCGGTCTTGATCTCTCATCAATAGCACAAAATCATTCAATCATGCAGAGCAATCATAATTATCATATGATGGCAGCTGCACAAGCTGCCAGTGCCCAGTTGAAGAAAAATTATCATACCGCTGAGGAAGGGAAAATTGTTAATACTTCTAATAATATAGACGAAGAGAGAAAAGCAATGTCCGGGAAAATTCCAGCAACAATGGGGCAATCCATCGCATTCGGTAGGCCAGACGTAACTGATCCTTCACTAGCGTCAATATCCGGTGGCAACAATGTCATTGATACCTCTGGTCGTAACCTCAACATCGGTTCTGCTTCTTCCCGGGCTTCTGCTTCTGTTATGCCTGCTGCCATAAGCACAAATGCAGCCACTACTCCGCAACAGATGCAGCGAAATCAAATGATTCAGCAGCATCAGAAGCAGAACCAATTTGCAGCTGCTGCAGCCACTTCTCGCACCAAGACCCCATCAAGCAATGGCAATGTGTACTCTGATAACCTCCCTTCTACATCTTCGATGGCAACCAAGTTCCCTAATGCTGTATCGGCGTTTCCTCAGAGCAGTAGCGCCGTGGGTCATTCCGCTCAGTGGAAGAACAATGTAAGGGCAACAACCACTTCGCAGTCACCTCCATCCATGGCTTCAACTGCACCAGCGTCGTCAGTCAAAAATCTTCCACAGCAGCAGGCTCGTTCCCAGCAACCTCATACCCAAATATCTTTTGCAACAAATCCCAAATCATCCACAGCACAAGTGCAACCTGCAAGTTCCACCCAGTCCCCATCTCCCCCAGTCATGGTTGGTTCTCCAACCACTTCTTCAATGTCCAAAAACACTGGTAGCCCAAGGACAACTTCTGCTTCAACAGCAAGCAATAAGATAAACCAAAGTTCTTCCTTGTCCTCCCAGCAAGCCAAGAACACACCCGTGCCTGCTCGAAAATCGTCACCTGTTGGTGGCAGGAATGTGCCGTCAATACTCAATGTCCCTCAGCTAACTCCCTCTTCCAGCACGGGGAGTAAATCCCAATTGCCACAGCAACAAAAGCAGCAGCAGCAGATATCAAAGCAAGTATTGCCACAGGCCCAACTTTACTTCTCAAATCCTTACGTGCATTCACAATCCAACAGCTCCACTTCCACCACCACCGTTCCAAGTAATTATTATCTTCCACGGCGTGGCCCTGAGCAGATGCAACGATCAGGTTCTTCAGGAAATTCCCCTGCCGCAAACAATGTGAAAGGCAGCAGTGGCTTGCCCACGCAGGGGCTTTTGCATCCCGCACAGTTTGCTGCAATGCCACCCTCTGGGAGCCACCCTCAGTTCGTTCCTACTGGCTATTCTTATGCTCATGTTCATTCTGTGCCCTCGGTTCAAGTAAAGCCAGCGGAGCAGAAACAACCTGCGGGTGAGTAG
- the LOC106780404 gene encoding protein TIME FOR COFFEE isoform X1, translating to MDRIREARRSTMAANGLTRRRHRTNSLRDSPEEDGTMELQEPSRLRDRGGTGKKDRDRERDRDRDRERERDRLGRSKKRRGDRLMHSSREDGVEDTSEESINDEDDDDDEDGGGGSGSASVRMLPLNPSSLSNHHRKSFPPAKVFRPTPPSTWKAADEMIGVSVPRKARSASTKRSHECWASSGSGIVAEQNHRQPSTSPVRAASPSSSNASVRKKIVSFGIRKQNGGAKFRPPKTTTSKPSSSAQEEIEIEIAEVLYGMMRQPQGPSKQEIIANESSKFDSREPNKSSTDAKSPISNPQNSSSSATPMSAVAPKRKRPRPVKHEDENPSSLSVRSSPISSTTKAESDQPSKIETFSSNLDKNVASVTEAINLVNSQTVQASSEPVKPESNASSESKQATEEAEKQKDVGLSEVVVPQSPKKESPIRQVADDDREDVKATKANPSISESENQWEEKFPIDLMAPPPPLRSSPERDVENNLVVDAEKEAKPVVKEDEKALRINKEEAMTIEMERVKAKAEETDSQKAGLVQKERGIDLQLDLEKADRVDPIGNVGSMVNKKQQHQNVQRQQQTNSEKNVQPNSLPLPLSVPSWPGGLPPMGRYMTPLQGVVSMDGTTVTSAAIPPPHLLFNQPRPKRCATHCYIARNILYHQQIARMNPFWPAAAGSASLYGAKPSNLNVVPSTELHGNVSGRAANSSQDKGHGVSMFSGQMGKDKASQPANVDNSSRKQILLQQALPPGAPSNILHGPTFIFPLNQQQAAAAASVRPGSVKSLPVSSNGTPSSVNNSAPPNASGTGAAAAAAPTMSFSYPNMPGNETPYLAILQNNAYSFPIPAHVGGPPGYRGTPHAQAFPFFNGSFYPSQMIHPSQIQQQQIPAQSQQNQQVHQNTSMSSGSSSSQKQHAQNQQQKPNNNATGSNAVGSLQGFPVSKNPPSQPLQLQQQPQQRPNHHTSHPTRQIEYEMGGEDSPSTADSRLTRATMNIYGPNFALPMQTPNFALMTPTSISGAASNGGHSETKQAQQHPGPKAGGETAPAFAMSFAPINGASAPSGLDLSSIAQNHSIMQSNHNYHMMAAAQAASAQLKKNYHTAEEGKIVNTSNNIDEERKAMSGKIPATMGQSIAFGRPDVTDPSLASISGGNNVIDTSGRNLNIGSASSRASASVMPAAISTNAATTPQQMQRNQMIQQHQKQNQFAAAAATSRTKTPSSNGNVYSDNLPSTSSMATKFPNAVSAFPQSSSAVGHSAQWKNNVRATTTSQSPPSMASTAPASSVKNLPQQQARSQQPHTQISFATNPKSSTAQVQPASSTQSPSPPVMVGSPTTSSMSKNTGSPRTTSASTASNKINQSSSLSSQQAKNTPVPARKSSPVGGRNVPSILNVPQLTPSSSTGSKSQLPQQQKQQQQISKQVLPQAQLYFSNPYVHSQSNSSTSTTTVPSNYYLPRRGPEQMQRSGSSGNSPAANNVKGSSGLPTQGLLHPAQFAAMPPSGSHPQFVPTGYSYAHVHSVPSVQVKPAEQKQPAGE from the exons ATGGACAGGATTAGAGAAGCCAGAAGAAGCACTATGGCCGCTAATGGTTTAACCAGAAGAAGGCACAGAACTAACAGTCTCAGAGACTCACCAG AGGAAGATGGAACGATGGAGCTGCAAGAGCCATCGAGGTTGCGAGATCGAGGAGGGACTGGGAAAAAGGATCGAGATCGCGAGAGGGACAGGGACAGGGAcagggagagggagagagatCGATTGGGTCGGAGcaagaagagaagaggagatAGGTTGATGCATAGCAGCAGAGAAGATGGCGTAGAAGACACTTCGGAAGAGAGTATCAACGACGAAGACGACGATGACGACGAGGATGGCGGCGGCGGCAGTGGTAGCGCCTCAGTCAGAATGCTTCCGCTCAACCCCTCCTCGCTCTCCAACCACCATCGGAAGAGCTTCCCTCCGGCGAAAGTTTTTAGACCAACGCCGCCGTCGACGTGGAAGGCCGCCGATGAGATGATCGGAGTCTCCGTTCCCCGGAAAGCACGCTCCG CGTCTACGAAGAGGTCGCACGAATGCTGGGCTTCGAGCGGCAGCGGAATCGTGGCGGAGCAAAATCACCGACAGCCGTCGACCTCCCCTGTGAGGGCGGCCTCGCCTTCGTCGTCTAACGCCTCGGTTAGAAAGAAGATAGTGAGTTTCGGAATCCGG AAGCAGAATGGAGGAGCCAAGTTTCGACCACCTAAAACGACGACGTCGAAGCCGTCTTCTTCGGCGCAGGAAGAGATCGAAATAGAGATCGCGGAAGTGTTGTACGGCATGATGAGACAACCTCAGGGACCGTCGAAACAAGAAATCATCGCCAACGAATCCTCTAAGTTTGATTCCCGAGAACCCAATAAATCTTCCACCGATGCAAAGTCACCGATCTCCAACCCCCAAAATTCAAGCTCTTCTGCCACACCCATGTCTGCTGTTG CTCCGAAGAGGAAACGACCGCGACCGGTGAAGCACGAGGATGAGAATCCGTCGAGCTTGAGCGTCCGGAGCAGTCCCATTTCGTCAACGACGAAGGCTGAGAGCGATCAGCCTTCAAAGAttgaaaccttttcttctaATTTAGATAAGAACGTTGCGTCGGTTACAGAGGCGATCAATCTGGTGAATTCTCAAACGGTTCAGGCTTCGTCGGAGCCGGTGAAGCCAGAGAGCAACGCTTCGTCGGAGTCTAAGCAGGCGACGGAGGAAGCGGAGAAGCAGAAAGACGTGGGGTTGAGTGAGGTGGTGGTGCCTCAGTCGCCCAAGAAGGAATCTCCTATACGACAAGTAGCAGATGATGACCGTGAAGATGTGAAAGCGACTAAAGC GAATCCATCTATATCCGAGAGTGAAAATCAGTGGGAGGAGAAGTTCCCGATAGATCTGATG gcACCACCTCCTCCCTTGAGGTCTTCCCCGGAAAGGGACGTGGAGAATAATTTGGTGGTTGACGCAGAAAAG GAAGCGAAGCCTGTGGTGAAGGAGGACGAGAAAGCACTGAGAATAAACAAGGAAGAAGCAATGACTATTGAAATGGAGAGAGTGAAAGCAAAGGCCGAAGAAACTGATTCTCAGAAAGCGGGTCTTGTGCAGAAAGAAAGAGGAATTGACTTGCAGCTTGATTTGGAGAAAGCTGATAGGGTGGATCCTATTGGTAATGTCGGTAGCATGGTTAACAAGAAGCAGCAACATCAGAACGTTCAGAGGCAGCAGCAAACAAATTCAGAGAAAAATG TTCAACCCAATTCTCTACCTCTACCGTTGTCTGTTCCCAGCTGGCCTGGCGGGCTTCCTCCCATGGG CAGATATATGACCCCTCTGCAAGGAGTTGTATCCATGGATGGGACTACCGTGACATCTGCAGCTATACCT CCTCCTCATCTTCTTTTTAATCAGCCTCGGCCGAAAAGGTGTGCAACCCACTGCTACATTGCTCGGAATATATTGTATCACCAGCAAATTGCTAGGATGAATCCATTCTGGCCAGCAGCAGCAGGTTCTGCATCGCTGTATGGCGCCAAGCCTAGCAATCTGAATGTTGTGCCCTCCACAGAGTTGCACGGCAATGTTTCCGGCAGGGCTGCAAACTCTTCTCAGGACAAAGGACACGGTGTTTCCATGTTTTCAGGACAGATGGGGAAGGATAAAGCCTCTCAACCTGCCAACGTGGATAATTCATCAAGAAAGCAAATTTTGCTACAGCAAGCTCTACCCCCAGGAGCACCCAGTAACATCTTG CATGGCCCTACTTTCATATTCCCACTGAATCAGCAGCAAGCGGCCGCCGCCGCATCTGTTAGGCCTGGCTCTGTGAAGTCATTGCCAGTTTCAAGCAATGGAACACCATCCAGTGTCAACAATTCGGCCCCTCCAAATGCTTCTGGCACAGGTGCTGCTGCTGCGGCTGCCCCAACAATGAGTTTCAGCTATCCAAATATGCCTGGCAATGAAACTCCGTACTTGGCCATTTTGCAGAATAATGCTTACTCATTTCCTATCCCAGCACATGTCGGTGGTCCACCTGGGTACCGTGGGACTCCCCATGCCCAGGCCTTTCCATTCTTCAATGGCTCATTCTATCCTTCTCAAATGATACATCCTTCACAGATTCAGCAGCAGCAAATTCCTGCTCAGTCACAGCAGAACCAACAGGTCCATCAAAATACCAGTATGTCTAGTGGATCCTCCTCTTCTCAGAAGCAGCATGCCCAAAATCAACAACAGAAGCCTAATAATAATGCTACTGGATCCAATGCGGTTGGAAGCTTGCAAGGCTTTCCTGTCTCCAAAAACCCGCCATCACAGCCACTACAGTTGCAACAGCAACCTCAGCAGAGGCCGAATCATCACACGTCTCATCCAACTCGCCAAATTGAGTATGAAATGGGTGGTGAAGACAGTCCATCCACTGCTGACAGTCGTCTTACTCGTGCTACCATGAACATATATGGGCCAAATTTTGCATTGCCTATGCAGACACCAAACTTTGCTTTGATGACACCTACCTCAATAAGTGGTGCAGCTTCCAATGGTGGTCACAGTGAGACAAAGCAAGCCCAGCAACACCCTGGTCCAAAGGCTGGAGGTGAAACAGCTCCTGCGTTTGCCATGTCATTTGCACCGATTAATGGAGCTTCTGCCCCCTCCGGTCTTGATCTCTCATCAATAGCACAAAATCATTCAATCATGCAGAGCAATCATAATTATCATATGATGGCAGCTGCACAAGCTGCCAGTGCCCAGTTGAAGAAAAATTATCATACCGCTGAGGAAGGGAAAATTGTTAATACTTCTAATAATATAGACGAAGAGAGAAAAGCAATGTCCGGGAAAATTCCAGCAACAATGGGGCAATCCATCGCATTCGGTAGGCCAGACGTAACTGATCCTTCACTAGCGTCAATATCCGGTGGCAACAATGTCATTGATACCTCTGGTCGTAACCTCAACATCGGTTCTGCTTCTTCCCGGGCTTCTGCTTCTGTTATGCCTGCTGCCATAAGCACAAATGCAGCCACTACTCCGCAACAGATGCAGCGAAATCAAATGATTCAGCAGCATCAGAAGCAGAACCAATTTGCAGCTGCTGCAGCCACTTCTCGCACCAAGACCCCATCAAGCAATGGCAATGTGTACTCTGATAACCTCCCTTCTACATCTTCGATGGCAACCAAGTTCCCTAATGCTGTATCGGCGTTTCCTCAGAGCAGTAGCGCCGTGGGTCATTCCGCTCAGTGGAAGAACAATGTAAGGGCAACAACCACTTCGCAGTCACCTCCATCCATGGCTTCAACTGCACCAGCGTCGTCAGTCAAAAATCTTCCACAGCAGCAGGCTCGTTCCCAGCAACCTCATACCCAAATATCTTTTGCAACAAATCCCAAATCATCCACAGCACAAGTGCAACCTGCAAGTTCCACCCAGTCCCCATCTCCCCCAGTCATGGTTGGTTCTCCAACCACTTCTTCAATGTCCAAAAACACTGGTAGCCCAAGGACAACTTCTGCTTCAACAGCAAGCAATAAGATAAACCAAAGTTCTTCCTTGTCCTCCCAGCAAGCCAAGAACACACCCGTGCCTGCTCGAAAATCGTCACCTGTTGGTGGCAGGAATGTGCCGTCAATACTCAATGTCCCTCAGCTAACTCCCTCTTCCAGCACGGGGAGTAAATCCCAATTGCCACAGCAACAAAAGCAGCAGCAGCAGATATCAAAGCAAGTATTGCCACAGGCCCAACTTTACTTCTCAAATCCTTACGTGCATTCACAATCCAACAGCTCCACTTCCACCACCACCGTTCCAAGTAATTATTATCTTCCACGGCGTGGCCCTGAGCAGATGCAACGATCAGGTTCTTCAGGAAATTCCCCTGCCGCAAACAATGTGAAAGGCAGCAGTGGCTTGCCCACGCAGGGGCTTTTGCATCCCGCACAGTTTGCTGCAATGCCACCCTCTGGGAGCCACCCTCAGTTCGTTCCTACTGGCTATTCTTATGCTCATGTTCATTCTGTGCCCTCGGTTCAAGTAAAGCCAGCGGAGCAGAAACAACCTGCGGGTGAGTAG